A window from Flavobacterium lindanitolerans encodes these proteins:
- a CDS encoding DUF4369 domain-containing protein: MRKIVFAFAALAMISCKEEKKEGNLHIKGNVEGLKQGTLYIQKIVDTALVAVDTIVIKGNSNFESHLTIDSPEMLYLFLDRGETNSIDNNLMFFAEPGNMTIDTRLDSFFAAAKITGSENQKLFEEYRKIMSRYKNTQLSLTEEKLRALQFNRDVSSDFDKKNSDNLKRKYLMAINFALNNKDHDIAPYIALADIYNANIKYLDTIDKSMSPKVAQSKYGKMLTKFVADRKQAEQKQ, encoded by the coding sequence ATGAGAAAAATAGTGTTTGCTTTTGCAGCATTAGCAATGATTTCCTGTAAGGAAGAAAAGAAAGAAGGAAATCTCCATATCAAAGGAAATGTAGAAGGTCTGAAACAAGGCACGCTCTACATTCAAAAAATTGTAGATACGGCATTAGTTGCTGTTGATACGATTGTTATCAAAGGAAATTCGAACTTTGAAAGCCATCTGACTATCGATTCTCCGGAAATGCTTTACCTGTTTTTGGACAGAGGTGAAACCAACAGCATCGATAACAATCTGATGTTTTTTGCCGAACCCGGAAATATGACAATCGACACTAGGCTGGATTCTTTTTTTGCTGCCGCAAAAATAACAGGTTCTGAAAATCAAAAACTGTTTGAAGAGTATCGAAAAATTATGTCAAGATACAAAAACACGCAATTGAGCCTTACAGAAGAGAAGTTAAGAGCCCTGCAATTCAACAGAGATGTATCTTCTGATTTTGACAAGAAAAACAGCGATAATCTGAAAAGAAAATATCTGATGGCCATCAACTTTGCCTTGAACAATAAAGACCATGATATAGCTCCTTATATTGCCTTAGCCGACATTTATAATGCCAATATTAAATATTTGGACACTATTGACAAATCCATGTCACCAAAAGTAGCTCAATCCAAATACGGAAAAATGCTTACGAAGTTTGTAGCCGACAGAAAACAGGCAGAAC